TGTGGTGGTTCATCCGGAAAGCATCGTTCACAGTTTAGTACAATATGTGGATGGTTCGGTGATGGCCCAGATGGGACTTCCCGACATGATGCTACCGATTCATTACGCGCTTCATTATCCCAATAGGATCAAGACTGACCTTGCAAGACTTGATTTGGCTGAAATCGGCTGTTTGAATTTTTCGAAGCCTGATCTGAAGACCTTCCCATGTCTGCAACTTGCCTATGACTCGCTTGAGGAAGGCGGAAGCAGCAGCTGTGTCTTAAATGCGGCCAATGAAGTACTCGTTGAGAAATTTCTAAAGGAAGAGATCGGATTCTATGACATACCAAGAGGTATTGAAATGGCAATGTCTAAGATCGACCTGGTTAGAAATCCTGATTTAGAAACCGTTTTGAGCATCGACAACGAAACCCGCTCGTTTATACGTACTCTAAAATTTTGAGGTGAAATAAGTTATGTTGACATTTATCAGTTTTATTTTTGTTTTTGGTATGATTGTATTCATCCATGAATTCGGTCATTTTCTGCTCGCTAGAGCTAACGGAATCTTTGTTAAGGAGTTTTCCTTAGGAATGGGTCCTAGGTTGTATAGCAGACAGGGAAAAGAAACCTTGTACAGTATCAAGGCTTTTCCCATAGGCGGTTCTGTACAGATGATCGGCGAGGATGAGGAATCCGATTTGCCGAATAGTTTTGGACAGAAGGCCGCATGGAGAAGGTTTACTGTCATCGTCGCAGGTCCTGTGATGAATTTTGTACTCGCGATCTTCCTTTTATTCGTGATCAGTCTGTCGATCGGCTTTCAAACGACTACCATTGGGGAATTCGTAACCGGTTTACCTGCCGGTGACAGCACCTTAAACGTAGGGGATGAGATCATCGTCGTCAACGACACGAAAATCGAGGCTTGGAACCAGTTGACTGTGGCGATCAACGAATCTGGTGGCGAGCCTGTAAGGATACAGACGATAAATAACGGAAAAATTGCTGCTCATGACATATTGCCGATCTACAATGAAGAAGAAGACAGGTATCTTATAGGCATCGTACCTACTGTGGAAAAATCCGTGCTTAAGGCGATGGATTATTCCCTTACGACGACTGCTGAACTCACAAAGATGATACTTGAGTTTATCCCTAGACTTGTTAGTGGACAGGAGTCAATGCAGAATGTCGCCGGTCCTGTTGGAATAGCAAAGGTAGTCGGTCAGGCGGCCAGCATGGGACTTGCCCCATTACTGACCTTTACGGCGTTTATCTCGATCAACCTTGGAATCATGAACCTGCTGCCTATTCCTGCGCTTGACGGCGGAAGAATTCTTTTGATCGCCTATGAGATGATCTTTAGACGCAAAGTCAATCCTAAGATTGAAGAACGAATTCATTATGTGGGCTTCTTGTTGCTGATGGCACTTATGGTCGTTGTGCTCTTTAATGACGTGTTCAATTTGATACGAGGCTAACATGAGAAAAAAAACAAAAAAAATACAGGTCGGCGATCTTTTTATAGGCGGTGACGCCCCGATTTCGATACAATCGATGACGACTACCTATACGGAGGATGTCGATAAGACCGTCGAGCAGATCAAGGCGCTTCTTATCGCAGGGTGTGAAATAGTAAGAGTCGCAGTTCCTACGTTGGAAGCCGCCAGAGCGATCAGGGAAATCAAGAAGCAGGTCTCCTGTCCGATCGTCGCGGATATACATTTCGATTATAGACTTGCCCTCGCGGCGATTGAGGCGGGGGTCGACAAGGTTAGACTGAACCCAGGTAATATCGGGAGCGAAGAGCGGATCAAAGAAGTGGTCGAAGCGCTCAAGAGTAAGAGAATACCTGTGAGAATCGGAGTCAATTCGGGTTCTGTAGAAAAGGATCTGTTGGAAAAGTATGGGGCTCCGACACCAGAAGCGATGGTGGAGAGCGCACTTAGGCATGTACGGCTTGTTGAAAAATACGGCTATGATCAAATTGCGATTTCAATCAAGAGTTCGGATGTTGTAAATACGGTAAAAGCCTATAGGTTGCTATCAGAAGCCGTCGATTATCCTCTTCATGTAGGCGTAACCGAGGCAGGCACCCTTTTTCAGGCCAGTATCAAATCAGCTATGGGGATCGGATCTCTATTGCTAGACGGTATCGGAGATACCATTCGCGTCTCTGTCACTGGAGATCCTGTTCAAGAAATCAGGGTTGCTAAAGGCATTCTTGCATCGGCGGGAGTTAGGGAGTTCGGTCTGAAGATCGTATCTTGTCCTACTTGCGGCAGATGCCATATCGGACTTGAAACACTTGTGAATGAGGTGGAAGCCGCCTTATCACATATTACCGCTCCTGTCACAATCGCCATCATGGGTTGTGCTGTAAACGGCCCGGGAGAAGCGCGCGAGGCTGATTTTGGCATCGCAGGCGGGATCGGTGAGGCGCTTTTGTTCAAAAAGGGAGAGATCATTAAGAAAATCCCGCAGGAAAGCGTTGTTGATGAACTTAAAAAAGAGGTAGAGTCATGGATTGGAGAACTACGTGAGCTTTGATTTAAAACAGTTTCTAGAGTCTCAGACAAATCTTAAAATAGAAAAGGTCGCATTCGATCAAAACTCCAATGCGATCCACCTCGCTTTCGAAGGCCTGTCACTGGTGTCTGCAGAAGATGAAATCGCCATACAGGAATCGATTAAGCGTGAACTTAAATTTATTGAAGCGGTAACGACTCAAATTCGTTACCGCTTTGAATGTAGCCCTGAGCAAATGTTCAATTATGCAATCAGTAAAATGGTCAGAAGCGACCGGATCATGAGTCTAGTCGCCAAAATGCAGGTCACTGTCGAACCCAATGGTATCAAGTGGATGCCTGAGGATCCGGGAACCTACTATCAGGTGCTTAACCTAAAGCTTGAAGACCGAATCACCAGTTTCATCAACGACCGGTTCTCAAAGGCGATAAGGATCGATATCGTTGAGCCTGCGGATCTTGTGACACTTGATGATGAAGCTATCAACGAGAGAATGATCAACATGGTCGAGGCGTCAAAGCCGTCGTATGTCCCTAAGGAGGATCGTCCGGTTGCCAAGAAGTCGAAAGAGGTGCCTGAGGACGAGCTGGTCATCTATAAAAGAGCGATCAAGACGGAGCCTTCTCTTTTAACAGAACAGTTCGAGGAAGAGCAGGTAATCTGCATTGAAGGAGAAGCCTTCTCATTTGATTCAAGGGTCTTGTCTTCTGGAAAGACGATCTTCAGCTTTGCCTTATCAGATCACACCGATGCGATAAAGTGCAAGGTGTTCCTGGATAAGAAGGACGCCCAGTCTGTTCCGCCTAGAATGAGCAGCGGCAATTATTATCGTGTAGAGGGACGTCTTAGATACGATACCTACGAGAAAGACACGATACTTAACATATTGGCTATAAACGCCGCAAGTAGTCCTGAAAAGAGAAAGGATACTTCCGACCTTAAAAGAATTGAGCTGCATGCCCATACGAACATGAGCGCGATGGATGCCACGCCAAGTGCCAAGGCGATGGTCAAGCGCGCGATCAGTTGGGGACATCCAGCGATTGCGATCACAGACCATGGTGTTATCCAGTCGTTTCCAGATGCCATGAACGCTGCCGGCAAGGACATCAAGGTCATTTACGGTGTTGAGGGGTACCTGGTCAACGATGATATGCAAATCGTCGAGAACGTGCATGAGTACGGTCTGAACGACACTTTTATCGTGTTTGACATAGAAACAACAGGATTCTCACCAAGATATGACGGCATCACCGAAATTGGTGCCGTGAAGATAAGAAACGGCGAAGTGATCGACCGCTTCAGCAGATTTGTGAATCCAGAAAAGCAGATTCCACAGGTGGTTGTCGAGCTGACAGGCATCACAGATGAGATGGTCATGAACGAACCCACCATTTCTGAGATCCTGCCTGAGTTCATCGCCTTTTGTGAAGGTTGTCCCGTTGTCGCCCATAACGCCAAGTTCGATATGTCCTTTATGAGAGAAAAGGCGAGGCTCAACGGGTTGACCTTTGAACCTATGGTGCTATGCACACTGAAGCTTTCAAGAATGATCATGAAGGAGCTTGGCAGGCATAAACTAAATTATGTCGC
The Fusibacter sp. A1 DNA segment above includes these coding regions:
- the rseP gene encoding RIP metalloprotease RseP yields the protein MLTFISFIFVFGMIVFIHEFGHFLLARANGIFVKEFSLGMGPRLYSRQGKETLYSIKAFPIGGSVQMIGEDEESDLPNSFGQKAAWRRFTVIVAGPVMNFVLAIFLLFVISLSIGFQTTTIGEFVTGLPAGDSTLNVGDEIIVVNDTKIEAWNQLTVAINESGGEPVRIQTINNGKIAAHDILPIYNEEEDRYLIGIVPTVEKSVLKAMDYSLTTTAELTKMILEFIPRLVSGQESMQNVAGPVGIAKVVGQAASMGLAPLLTFTAFISINLGIMNLLPIPALDGGRILLIAYEMIFRRKVNPKIEERIHYVGFLLLMALMVVVLFNDVFNLIRG
- the ispG gene encoding flavodoxin-dependent (E)-4-hydroxy-3-methylbut-2-enyl-diphosphate synthase; this translates as MRKKTKKIQVGDLFIGGDAPISIQSMTTTYTEDVDKTVEQIKALLIAGCEIVRVAVPTLEAARAIREIKKQVSCPIVADIHFDYRLALAAIEAGVDKVRLNPGNIGSEERIKEVVEALKSKRIPVRIGVNSGSVEKDLLEKYGAPTPEAMVESALRHVRLVEKYGYDQIAISIKSSDVVNTVKAYRLLSEAVDYPLHVGVTEAGTLFQASIKSAMGIGSLLLDGIGDTIRVSVTGDPVQEIRVAKGILASAGVREFGLKIVSCPTCGRCHIGLETLVNEVEAALSHITAPVTIAIMGCAVNGPGEAREADFGIAGGIGEALLFKKGEIIKKIPQESVVDELKKEVESWIGELREL